The Dictyoglomus sp. NZ13-RE01 genome contains a region encoding:
- a CDS encoding N-acetyl-beta-hexosaminidase, which translates to MSERIYIVPEPKRMSFSGRWFPFDGFENLPDFISREFNIPKGSWRIEKIDREGIGVEIKEKIVNIWGNEHICYATLIQILMQKKNIMPEVEIEEEFSFSFRGYHLDIARGGVPKVETLKNLLKWLFLLKYNYFAIYFEDLFPWRKYPQIGRLRGRMTEEELKEVIYFGKNLGIEVFPSLELCGHMEHILSLPDFRTFSEWHRPQEGCLNVSNESARSFAYDLLKEVLDFFPSKYILIGGDETWALGRGRSLDKKGIFEGPSLYEMHHRNMVNIVKEKNKEPILWGDMLTGMYLTEEERERWKVALESEIWDEVIIANWDYSANSIEHFRNKINLFGKRKAKELACPGLANWNRYYPNFDMALTNLKNFLLPAKEEKLPGFLVTAWGDDGEECLFSFLDPLILASMEIAEGDGNWEDKWVALTGEEKEVLDLRKDFGNTIISETLKHVLFKDFTYRYYTEIVASKASERKKTGDFWMDYYMSLLDNLANKEKLIEIYEKVYEKANKPNLPEDLSLIRDLIGIGINRLKNKNNSAEFIAVSYKYKKLWLSERKEEGLENIITRFWGSAGRADLEII; encoded by the coding sequence ATGAGTGAAAGAATTTACATTGTTCCTGAGCCAAAAAGGATGAGTTTTTCTGGAAGATGGTTTCCCTTTGATGGCTTTGAAAATTTACCAGATTTTATCTCAAGGGAGTTTAATATTCCAAAAGGAAGCTGGAGAATTGAAAAGATTGATAGAGAAGGGATAGGAGTAGAAATAAAGGAAAAAATTGTGAATATATGGGGAAACGAACATATTTGCTATGCTACTCTCATTCAAATCCTAATGCAAAAAAAGAATATAATGCCTGAGGTAGAGATTGAGGAGGAATTTTCATTCTCCTTTAGAGGATACCACTTGGATATTGCAAGAGGAGGAGTACCAAAGGTAGAAACCCTAAAGAACTTACTAAAATGGCTCTTTTTATTAAAATATAACTATTTTGCGATATACTTTGAAGATCTTTTCCCATGGAGAAAATATCCACAAATTGGAAGATTAAGAGGAAGAATGACGGAAGAAGAGCTAAAAGAGGTCATATATTTTGGGAAAAATCTTGGGATAGAGGTTTTTCCATCCTTGGAGCTTTGTGGACATATGGAGCATATCTTATCTCTTCCCGACTTTAGGACCTTTAGTGAGTGGCATAGACCCCAAGAGGGATGTCTAAACGTTTCCAATGAATCAGCAAGATCCTTTGCCTATGACCTATTGAAAGAAGTTTTAGATTTCTTCCCATCAAAGTACATATTAATAGGGGGAGATGAAACCTGGGCTTTGGGAAGAGGAAGGAGCCTGGATAAAAAAGGTATTTTTGAGGGACCATCCCTTTATGAGATGCATCATAGAAACATGGTAAATATTGTGAAGGAGAAAAATAAGGAGCCCATCCTATGGGGAGATATGCTTACAGGTATGTATCTCACAGAAGAGGAGAGAGAAAGATGGAAGGTGGCTTTAGAGAGCGAAATATGGGATGAGGTGATAATCGCCAATTGGGACTATAGTGCTAACTCCATAGAGCATTTTAGAAATAAGATAAATCTATTTGGGAAAAGAAAGGCAAAGGAGCTTGCATGTCCAGGGCTTGCCAACTGGAATAGGTATTATCCAAACTTTGATATGGCACTAACAAACTTGAAAAACTTCTTGCTCCCTGCAAAGGAGGAAAAACTGCCAGGTTTTCTGGTTACTGCCTGGGGAGATGATGGGGAGGAGTGTTTATTCTCCTTCTTAGACCCTCTAATTCTTGCCAGCATGGAAATAGCGGAAGGGGATGGAAACTGGGAGGATAAATGGGTTGCCCTTACAGGTGAAGAGAAAGAAGTTTTAGATTTAAGAAAGGATTTTGGAAATACTATAATCTCAGAAACTTTAAAGCATGTTCTCTTTAAGGATTTTACCTATAGGTATTACACAGAAATAGTGGCAAGTAAAGCATCTGAGAGGAAGAAAACAGGGGACTTTTGGATGGACTATTACATGAGCTTACTTGATAACTTAGCTAATAAGGAAAAATTAATAGAAATTTATGAAAAGGTGTATGAAAAGGCAAACAAACCCAATCTTCCTGAGGATCTATCCTTAATAAGGGATCTAATTGGGATAGGTATTAATAGATTAAAGAATAAAAATAATTCAGCGGAGTTTATTGCAGTCTCCTATAAGTATAAAAAGCTATGGCTTTCTGAAAGGAAAGAAGAGGGCTTAGAAAATATTATTACAAGGTTTTGGGGCTCTGCAGGAAGGGCGGACTTAGAGATCATCTAA
- a CDS encoding short-chain dehydrogenase, whose product MYNVLITGASKGLGFSLTRIYLERGHKVIATYRQNLEYLEEIKDKYENLILYPMDVASEESVRTAYNFISSKVPAIDILINNAAIYIEDRTRTIENIDIDRVVWTLNVNAVGPLRVLKYFYPLVEKGNKKLIINVSSEAGSIGNCWRDREYGYCMSKSALNMASAILQNYGKEKNIKVLVIHPGWMRTDMGGKDADISPDEAGEGIYSLSMKDWKIDKDIYMDYKGNKMPW is encoded by the coding sequence ATGTACAATGTGCTTATCACAGGTGCCTCAAAGGGTTTAGGTTTTTCCCTCACAAGGATATATCTTGAAAGAGGTCATAAAGTTATTGCCACTTATAGACAGAATTTAGAGTATTTAGAGGAGATAAAGGATAAATATGAGAATCTGATATTGTATCCCATGGATGTAGCCTCTGAGGAGTCTGTGAGAACCGCCTATAATTTTATAAGCAGTAAAGTGCCTGCCATAGATATACTCATAAACAATGCAGCGATATATATTGAGGATAGAACAAGGACCATAGAAAATATAGATATTGATAGAGTGGTTTGGACTCTTAATGTAAATGCAGTGGGACCTCTTAGAGTACTAAAGTATTTCTATCCTTTAGTGGAAAAGGGGAATAAAAAGCTCATAATAAATGTATCATCTGAGGCAGGAAGTATAGGAAACTGCTGGAGAGATAGGGAGTATGGATACTGCATGTCAAAATCCGCTCTGAATATGGCATCCGCCATATTACAAAATTATGGAAAGGAGAAAAACATTAAGGTCCTTGTAATACATCCAGGATGGATGAGAACCGATATGGGTGGAAAAGATGCAGATATCTCACCCGATGAGGCAGGGGAAGGCATATATTCTTTGTCTATGAAGGATTGGAAGATCGATAAAGATATTTATATGGATTACAAAGGAAATAAAATGCCCTGGTAA
- a CDS encoding uroporphyrinogen III decarboxylase: MDLENFDLKEFWEENDYCLRNFQNKTRIPIFYWLDDHFLFELIDIESTIRYYTDYNYRLDCHKRANQILEKALGRKFYPEDPVEPPSPNRFEVLMGAKYVLTEGGTPWLVSEVRDIDDVKELIKKMEKVNMEECALPEDFYEKKELYEKETGKKIKLGSSSRGPATLATSILGTENLCIFMMEEEELLLEFYNVLCEKLIEYCRVLRKATKNQEYGFSIMDDNCFLFPPKKYLKFCAPFLERIFKEFAPLPHHLRYQHSDSNMKHLMGILNDLGINEVNFGPEIHPKEIRTAMPKAKIYGQMPPFTLRNGTYEEIISIVKRDMECLGGDGNFVECTAGSVASGTPLENIKLYMWAVDKFCRL, encoded by the coding sequence ATAGATCTTGAAAATTTTGACCTAAAAGAGTTTTGGGAAGAAAACGATTACTGTTTAAGGAATTTTCAAAATAAAACCAGGATTCCTATTTTTTATTGGCTTGATGACCATTTCCTTTTTGAATTAATAGATATTGAATCCACGATAAGATATTATACTGACTATAACTATAGATTGGATTGCCATAAAAGGGCAAATCAAATTTTGGAAAAAGCATTGGGCAGAAAATTTTATCCAGAAGATCCTGTAGAACCTCCATCTCCCAACCGTTTTGAGGTACTAATGGGAGCAAAGTATGTGTTAACAGAGGGAGGGACTCCTTGGCTTGTTTCCGAAGTTAGAGATATTGATGATGTGAAAGAATTGATAAAGAAAATGGAAAAGGTTAATATGGAAGAATGTGCTCTTCCAGAGGATTTTTATGAGAAAAAGGAACTTTATGAGAAGGAGACAGGGAAAAAGATTAAACTGGGAAGCTCAAGTAGAGGTCCTGCTACTTTAGCTACGAGCATTTTAGGAACAGAAAACTTATGCATTTTTATGATGGAAGAGGAGGAATTGCTCTTAGAATTTTACAATGTTTTATGTGAAAAATTGATTGAGTACTGCAGAGTATTGAGAAAGGCAACAAAAAACCAGGAGTATGGTTTTTCTATTATGGATGATAATTGTTTTTTGTTTCCTCCAAAGAAATATTTGAAGTTTTGTGCTCCCTTTTTAGAAAGGATATTCAAGGAGTTTGCTCCTCTTCCTCATCACTTAAGATATCAGCACTCCGATAGTAATATGAAACACTTAATGGGCATATTAAATGACTTAGGAATAAATGAGGTGAACTTTGGACCTGAGATTCATCCTAAGGAGATTAGAACCGCAATGCCAAAGGCTAAGATTTATGGACAGATGCCTCCCTTTACATTAAGAAATGGTACCTATGAGGAGATTATTAGTATTGTAAAAAGGGATATGGAGTGTTTAGGAGGGGATGGAAATTTTGTAGAGTGTACTGCGGGCAGTGTAGCTTCAGGAACTCCTTTGGAAAATATTAAGCTTTATATGTGGGCAGTAGATAAATTCTGTAGACTTTAA